In Rubrivirga marina, the following are encoded in one genomic region:
- a CDS encoding T9SS type A sorting domain-containing protein: MPWAISHQTSDPIGADTSRTAPPDRGRLRLHALLPPCVARSSAPSRSPSSLPPPPSAPSDITASGVVGSWWEGTLSTIQFYDPATGHWAAPNGTGTFLILRTDGTFRAGGILNVTAGVCTSTIMVDEHGRYATSADSLVLDRQRGNSRVTNTCWSDADGRSARRPLARSPPAPNLAHGRAEVEMAGTGPVRVEVFDTLGRRVATLHEGPVVRRRRALAVDTAGLPAGAYIIRATGTDGVASRPLTVVR, encoded by the coding sequence ATGCCGTGGGCGATTTCACATCAGACCTCGGACCCGATTGGGGCTGACACCTCACGCACGGCCCCTCCCGATCGAGGGAGACTGCGGCTCCACGCTCTGCTACCCCCGTGCGTCGCTCGCTCCTCCGCCCCCTCGCGGTCGCCCTCCTCGCTGCCGCCCCCGCCGTCCGCCCCGTCAGACATCACCGCCTCGGGCGTCGTCGGGTCGTGGTGGGAGGGGACGCTCTCGACGATCCAGTTCTACGACCCCGCGACCGGTCACTGGGCGGCCCCCAACGGCACGGGCACGTTCCTCATCCTCCGGACCGACGGGACGTTCCGGGCCGGCGGCATCCTCAACGTCACGGCCGGCGTTTGCACCTCGACGATCATGGTCGACGAGCACGGTCGGTACGCGACCTCGGCCGACTCACTGGTCCTCGACCGCCAGCGCGGCAACTCGCGCGTGACGAACACGTGCTGGAGCGACGCCGACGGACGATCGGCCCGACGGCCGCTCGCGCGCTCGCCGCCCGCGCCCAACCTGGCCCACGGCCGGGCCGAGGTCGAGATGGCGGGTACCGGCCCAGTCCGCGTCGAGGTGTTCGACACGCTCGGACGCCGCGTCGCTACGCTCCACGAGGGGCCCGTCGTCCGCAGGCGCCGGGCGCTGGCGGTCGACACGGCCGGGCTCCCGGCCGGCGCTTACATCATCCGCGCCACAGGCACCGACGGCGTTGCCTCGCGCCCGCTCACGGTCGTCCGGTAG
- a CDS encoding PPC domain-containing protein: MTTRHLAAIGLLLAGSAGAQTLHPGSLQAGDDRLDGGEWVDSYRVELRAGQPFEADLTSSDFDPYLILRAPSGAQEENDDYLGSTMHARIVTTAAETGTYTVAVTSYAAGETGAYRLEIEAGHAPVVTPPPPTRGPVASGPSRGPSAPAATRAEIAGHWVGGSVTATQYRDRDTGASAPTNGIGTTLDLGADGTYRQTRVMNQTTYGCTSTVHVDERGTYAVENGDLVLHRQSGRSWGQVCGGAPYDRTLEPETERFAVTVAPGRGGVATLTRSQDGEFFDELERGS, encoded by the coding sequence ATGACCACGCGACATCTGGCCGCGATCGGCCTCCTCCTCGCCGGATCGGCCGGCGCGCAAACCCTCCACCCCGGTTCCTTGCAGGCCGGCGACGACCGTCTCGACGGCGGCGAGTGGGTCGACTCGTACAGGGTCGAGCTCCGCGCCGGCCAGCCCTTCGAGGCCGACCTCACATCGTCCGACTTCGACCCGTACCTCATCCTCCGGGCGCCGTCGGGTGCGCAGGAGGAGAACGACGACTACCTCGGCTCGACGATGCACGCGCGGATCGTCACGACGGCGGCCGAGACCGGGACGTACACCGTCGCCGTGACGTCGTACGCGGCCGGCGAGACCGGCGCGTACCGGCTGGAGATCGAGGCGGGCCACGCGCCCGTCGTCACGCCGCCCCCGCCGACGCGCGGGCCCGTCGCCAGCGGCCCGAGCCGCGGACCGTCGGCGCCCGCCGCCACGCGGGCCGAGATCGCCGGCCACTGGGTCGGCGGCTCGGTCACGGCCACGCAGTACCGCGACCGCGACACGGGCGCCTCCGCGCCCACCAACGGGATCGGCACGACGCTCGACCTCGGCGCCGACGGGACCTACCGCCAGACGCGCGTGATGAACCAGACCACGTACGGCTGCACCTCGACCGTCCACGTCGACGAGCGCGGGACGTACGCCGTCGAGAACGGCGACCTCGTGCTCCACCGGCAGAGCGGCCGGTCATGGGGCCAGGTCTGCGGCGGCGCGCCGTACGACCGGACGCTCGAGCCGGAGACGGAGCGGTTCGCCGTGACCGTCGCCCCGGGCCGTGGCGGCGTGGCCACGCTCACGCGGAGCCAGGACGGCGAGTTCTTCGACGAGCTCGAGCGCGGGAGCTGA
- a CDS encoding helix-turn-helix transcriptional regulator, translated as MFSSTDLARLEDASRLLLAPLAAPSVDAWRVSALDAGRRLFQADSAMFGLPHEGVAFYANDGVDGAVVPQMTAYIQERAKLQGQAPDPLINTFYERREKLGLEVFNREMMYDLVDHQHRTSEFYNEIWGRAGLDRVHVLYVDTPRGVANLHLHNLRRENPFGELGVAVLRLLLPSFKAGLDALGRLDAHRAALDAIGEPLAEFDADGCERYRNAALVRLLDGDPDRDRVAVEIAALARGLRRLGAPTARDRMAGPAVPPPVTREVRTATRSYRLRGTLLAEGTSGPGLLVTVTTAGGAVLPAEGVIRERLGLSAREAEVALLLAEGLTNAQVADRLFIAQATARRHTENVLGKLGVSTRAAVAPALLDAA; from the coding sequence TTGTTCTCGTCCACCGACCTCGCCCGCCTCGAGGACGCCTCGCGTCTCCTCCTCGCCCCGCTCGCCGCGCCGTCGGTCGACGCCTGGCGCGTGTCTGCGCTCGACGCGGGCCGCCGGCTGTTTCAAGCCGACTCGGCCATGTTCGGCCTGCCGCACGAGGGCGTCGCGTTCTACGCCAACGACGGCGTCGACGGGGCCGTCGTGCCCCAGATGACGGCCTACATCCAGGAGCGCGCGAAACTCCAGGGCCAGGCGCCGGACCCGCTCATCAACACGTTCTACGAGCGGCGCGAGAAGCTCGGGCTCGAGGTGTTCAACCGCGAGATGATGTATGACCTGGTAGACCACCAGCACCGGACGTCCGAGTTTTACAACGAGATCTGGGGCCGGGCCGGTCTCGACCGCGTCCACGTCCTCTACGTCGACACGCCGCGGGGCGTGGCGAACCTCCACCTCCACAACCTCCGCCGCGAGAACCCGTTCGGCGAGCTCGGCGTGGCCGTGCTCCGGCTCCTCCTGCCGTCGTTCAAGGCCGGGCTCGACGCGCTCGGGCGGCTCGACGCCCACCGGGCGGCGCTCGACGCCATCGGCGAGCCGCTGGCGGAGTTCGACGCCGACGGCTGCGAGCGGTACCGGAACGCCGCGCTCGTCCGCCTCCTCGACGGCGACCCCGACCGTGACCGCGTCGCCGTCGAGATCGCCGCGCTCGCCCGCGGCCTCCGCCGCCTCGGTGCGCCGACGGCCCGGGACCGGATGGCCGGGCCCGCCGTCCCGCCGCCCGTGACCCGCGAGGTCCGGACGGCCACGCGGTCGTACCGGCTCCGCGGCACCCTGTTGGCGGAGGGCACGAGCGGTCCTGGCCTCCTCGTCACCGTGACGACGGCGGGCGGCGCGGTGCTCCCGGCCGAGGGCGTCATCCGCGAGCGATTGGGCCTGTCAGCGCGCGAGGCCGAGGTGGCGCTTCTGCTCGCCGAGGGCCTGACGAATGCGCAGGTGGCCGATCGGCTCTTCATCGCGCAGGCCACGGCGCGGCGTCACACCGAGAACGTCCTCGGGAAGCTCGGGGTGTCCACCCGTGCCGCCGTGGCCCCGGCGCTCCTCGACGCCGCTTGA
- a CDS encoding helix-turn-helix transcriptional regulator: MGLSLTTADLTRLEAASRLLVSPLAAPSPEAWIREAGAAVRDLVGGESVVLQLSTSATPFLSDDAPDVVGGVLEVVEAVLSDGVRFSDPVTDLWNRLRREREIHTFSWDSNRHLVEAHDVSIDQGLLIDSLRRLGYHDFVGMVELTAEGESMVWVLQRRHGRFPVGEAALPLLGSILPSYRSGLATLGRLGAHRAALDAVSEPLAAFGPDGQELHRNPALVALLAGEPEAARLDAELRRLGAQARWLARSTARQDAPVDAERAVPTARGRYTLRTTVLPPGLFGSDPALLVTVAPPAGPTLPTPETVRERTGLTLREAEVARLLAEGLSNAQVSDRLFIAPATARRHTENVLGKLGIGTRAAVASALLAVA, encoded by the coding sequence ATGGGCCTCTCCCTGACGACGGCCGACCTGACCCGGCTGGAGGCCGCCAGCCGCCTTCTGGTCAGTCCGCTCGCGGCCCCGTCTCCGGAGGCGTGGATCCGCGAGGCGGGCGCGGCCGTGCGCGACCTCGTCGGAGGGGAGAGCGTCGTCCTCCAACTCAGCACGAGCGCGACGCCGTTCCTCAGCGACGACGCGCCCGACGTGGTCGGCGGCGTGCTCGAGGTGGTCGAGGCCGTGCTCTCCGACGGCGTCCGGTTCTCGGACCCCGTCACGGACCTGTGGAACCGGCTCCGGCGCGAGCGCGAGATCCACACGTTCAGCTGGGACAGCAACCGGCACCTTGTCGAGGCCCACGACGTCTCGATCGACCAGGGCCTGCTCATCGACTCGCTCCGGCGGCTGGGCTACCACGACTTCGTGGGGATGGTGGAGCTGACGGCCGAGGGCGAGTCGATGGTGTGGGTCCTCCAGCGGCGGCACGGGCGGTTCCCGGTGGGCGAGGCGGCGCTACCCCTCCTCGGCTCGATCCTGCCCTCGTACCGGTCCGGGCTGGCCACGCTCGGGCGGCTCGGCGCCCACCGCGCCGCGCTCGACGCCGTCTCGGAGCCGCTCGCTGCGTTCGGGCCGGACGGCCAGGAGCTTCACCGGAACCCCGCGCTCGTCGCCCTCCTCGCCGGCGAGCCCGAGGCGGCCCGCCTCGACGCGGAGCTCCGCCGCCTCGGCGCCCAGGCCCGCTGGCTCGCGCGCTCGACGGCGCGACAGGACGCCCCGGTCGACGCCGAGCGGGCGGTGCCGACAGCCCGCGGGCGCTACACACTCCGCACGACGGTCCTCCCGCCCGGGCTCTTCGGGTCCGACCCGGCGCTTCTCGTGACCGTCGCCCCGCCCGCCGGCCCCACGCTCCCGACGCCCGAGACGGTCCGCGAGCGGACCGGCCTGACGCTCCGCGAGGCCGAGGTCGCACGGCTCCTGGCCGAGGGGCTCTCGAACGCCCAAGTCTCCGACCGTCTATTCATCGCGCCAGCGACGGCACGGCGCCACACGGAGAACGTCCTCGGCAAGCTGGGGATCGGCACTCGCGCCGCCGTCGCGTCCGCGCTCCTCGCCGTCGCCTAA
- a CDS encoding SRPBCC family protein → MASHSPPPPAVIAFAEAHVDAPPHLVWATEADLKGWPSWNPDVGWVDVAGPVVAGTPFRWLAGGIPIRSVLRAVEPGRRISWAWRAPLGLRAVHVWTFTPEDGGTRVRTVETFDGWFARIASGPLQRTLSVTLRLGVAALREESERRAGGGLVHR, encoded by the coding sequence ATGGCCTCCCACTCCCCGCCGCCCCCAGCGGTCATCGCCTTCGCCGAGGCCCACGTCGACGCCCCTCCCCATCTCGTCTGGGCCACCGAGGCGGACCTGAAGGGGTGGCCGTCGTGGAACCCGGATGTGGGGTGGGTCGACGTAGCGGGCCCGGTCGTGGCCGGGACCCCGTTCCGTTGGCTGGCCGGGGGGATCCCGATTCGGTCGGTGCTCCGGGCGGTGGAGCCGGGACGCCGGATCAGCTGGGCGTGGCGAGCCCCGCTGGGCCTGCGCGCGGTCCACGTATGGACGTTCACTCCCGAGGACGGGGGGACGCGGGTGCGGACCGTCGAGACGTTCGACGGGTGGTTCGCTCGCATCGCATCGGGCCCCCTCCAACGGACGCTCTCGGTGACGCTCCGATTGGGCGTTGCAGCACTGCGAGAGGAGTCGGAGCGACGCGCAGGGGGCGGGCTCGTGCATCGGTGA
- a CDS encoding DUF2268 domain-containing putative Zn-dependent protease (predicted Zn-dependent protease with a strongly conserved HExxH motif) has product MRCLLVLLLLSLSARAQGLDVERVRAVPPERTLADGRLRVVNLYRAQALALAEAGLVGPDSTVERLVRDAHRPYADFWAGYLGDEDAFREWSRDALLDPETSFADRVGAFLDADLDGAFEHGAAWVEATTGHAPEGTWVLAYGPGWTDMGGLGGIGMVADLSKLSVEPEWLPHLVAHELVHQVHGPALDRAGDLDRGTVLHRIVAEGLGTYAAYVHAAGTATPARAVGYTDAEWRWALAHEPHLAVVVSRVLDSTDRDYIDAVADRGARILDGAPGAAGYVLGFRIVQAYEAAHGPGSWVEMIDLPVREALRRSGYAYLHP; this is encoded by the coding sequence ATGCGCTGCCTCCTCGTCCTCCTCCTTCTTTCCCTAAGCGCCCGCGCCCAGGGCCTCGACGTCGAGCGCGTCCGCGCCGTCCCGCCCGAGCGGACGCTCGCCGACGGCCGCCTCCGCGTCGTCAACCTCTACCGCGCGCAGGCCCTCGCGCTCGCCGAGGCAGGCCTCGTGGGACCGGACTCGACGGTCGAGCGGCTCGTCCGCGACGCCCACCGGCCGTACGCCGACTTCTGGGCCGGCTACCTCGGCGACGAGGACGCCTTCCGCGAGTGGAGCCGCGACGCGCTCCTCGATCCGGAGACGTCGTTCGCCGACAGGGTCGGCGCGTTCCTCGACGCCGACCTCGACGGCGCGTTCGAGCACGGGGCCGCCTGGGTCGAGGCCACGACCGGCCACGCCCCGGAGGGCACGTGGGTCCTCGCCTACGGCCCCGGCTGGACCGACATGGGCGGCCTCGGCGGGATCGGTATGGTGGCCGACCTCTCCAAGCTGTCCGTCGAGCCCGAGTGGCTGCCGCACCTCGTCGCCCACGAGCTGGTCCACCAGGTCCACGGCCCGGCCCTCGACCGAGCCGGCGACCTGGACCGGGGGACCGTCCTCCACCGCATCGTCGCCGAGGGGCTGGGCACGTACGCGGCGTATGTCCACGCGGCCGGCACGGCGACGCCGGCGCGGGCCGTCGGCTACACCGACGCCGAGTGGCGGTGGGCGCTCGCCCACGAGCCGCACCTCGCCGTCGTCGTCTCTCGCGTCCTCGACTCGACCGATCGGGACTACATCGACGCGGTTGCGGACCGGGGCGCCCGGATTCTCGACGGCGCGCCCGGCGCCGCCGGCTACGTCCTCGGCTTCCGGATCGTCCAGGCCTACGAGGCCGCGCACGGCCCGGGCTCCTGGGTCGAGATGATCGACCTCCCCGTCCGCGAGGCGCTCCGGCGCAGCGGCTACGCCTACCTCCATCCTTGA
- a CDS encoding amidohydrolase family protein, protein MTRLRQAALLGLLLPALALAQGPPPSGPVTLVRTGRVFDAEAGRMVEGQDLLIRGDRIEAVGTGLDAPDGATVLDLRRYTVLPGLIDAHTHLLYLEEPNSSLMEGGMKAVLTEGLPLRALRGATRAKTFLDAGITTVRDLGNSGRFGDQALRRAIDEGTLPGPRIIGSGPGLSPDGGQFPDLLHPHQGLVAEEYRIVRGPGDAVAAVREAVAQGAGVVKVYADNTPGRLSLTDEELAAVVGEARRLGVPVAAHATLDDAIRRAAESGVSSIEHAYMASDSTFAAMARLGVAYVPTEIDSVTVRGYFEATTDFAPEEIDRRVTGYLGWSRDRIRRAHAAGVRIVAGSDAYLDAGRPQGEVAKRMLWAYLGAGIPAAEVLQAATIRAGALLGRDDLGVLRPGALADLVAVEGDPLEDFDSLEQVRLVMKGGAVAHDAR, encoded by the coding sequence ATGACGCGCCTCCGACAGGCTGCCCTCCTCGGACTCCTCCTGCCCGCGCTCGCCCTCGCCCAAGGCCCGCCGCCGAGCGGCCCCGTCACGCTCGTCCGCACCGGTCGGGTCTTCGACGCCGAGGCCGGTCGGATGGTCGAGGGCCAGGACCTCCTGATCCGCGGCGACCGCATCGAGGCGGTCGGGACGGGGCTGGACGCACCGGACGGCGCCACGGTCCTCGACCTCCGCCGGTACACCGTCCTCCCCGGCCTGATCGACGCGCACACGCACCTGCTGTACCTCGAGGAACCGAACTCGTCGTTGATGGAGGGCGGGATGAAGGCGGTCCTCACCGAAGGCCTCCCGCTGCGTGCGCTCCGCGGCGCCACCCGCGCCAAGACGTTCCTCGACGCCGGCATCACGACCGTCCGCGACCTCGGCAACTCGGGCCGGTTCGGCGACCAGGCGCTCCGACGCGCCATCGACGAGGGGACACTCCCCGGGCCACGGATCATAGGCTCCGGCCCCGGCCTCTCGCCCGACGGCGGCCAGTTCCCGGACCTCCTCCATCCCCACCAGGGGCTCGTGGCCGAGGAGTACCGGATCGTGCGCGGGCCGGGCGACGCCGTCGCGGCCGTCCGGGAGGCCGTCGCGCAGGGTGCCGGCGTCGTCAAGGTCTATGCCGACAACACACCGGGCCGGTTGTCGCTCACCGACGAGGAGCTGGCAGCCGTCGTCGGCGAGGCCCGCCGCCTTGGCGTGCCCGTCGCCGCCCACGCCACGCTCGACGACGCCATCCGGCGGGCAGCCGAGTCCGGCGTGAGTTCCATCGAGCACGCCTACATGGCGTCGGACTCGACGTTCGCCGCGATGGCCCGCCTCGGCGTCGCCTACGTGCCGACTGAGATCGACAGCGTGACGGTCCGCGGCTACTTCGAGGCGACGACCGACTTCGCCCCAGAGGAGATCGACCGGCGCGTGACGGGGTACCTCGGGTGGAGCCGAGATCGGATCCGCCGGGCCCACGCCGCGGGCGTCCGCATCGTCGCCGGCTCGGACGCCTACCTCGACGCGGGCCGGCCGCAGGGCGAGGTCGCCAAGCGGATGCTCTGGGCGTACCTCGGCGCCGGCATCCCTGCCGCCGAGGTCCTCCAGGCCGCGACGATCCGGGCCGGCGCGCTCCTCGGCCGCGACGACCTCGGCGTCCTCCGCCCCGGCGCCCTCGCGGATCTCGTCGCCGTCGAGGGCGACCCCCTTGAAGACTTCGACTCGCTGGAGCAGGTCCGCCTCGTGATGAAGGGCGGCGCCGTCGCCCACGACGCCCGGTAG
- a CDS encoding DUF5916 domain-containing protein has protein sequence MTPIRLLAALLVAGFAAGPSAQASLDASTVTLPATDGARVLRALALDASPVDLDGRLTEAAWAAAEVASGFVQRAPNPGAPATEPTEARVLYDGAFVYVGMRMHDSQPAAIAARLGRRDTDVPSDWAMVQLGSYGDGRTAFAFAVNPAGVRVDLLLYDDVQEDFSWDAVWDAATSRDESGWTAEFRIPLSQLRYAPAEGEQAWGLQFRRDLLRNGEASFWSPSLPEDDGQVSRFGTLEGLRGLRSPRALELQPYVASALTRAPGDPADPFYRANDLAPRVGLDARYGVTGDLTLAATVNPDFGQVEADPAEVNLGAFELFLQERRPFFVEGADAFAFGRTRAMFRMSRPTYLYTRRIGGAPSRTRFVPAEAHDLAGDGAVYTDAPLQTTVLGAAKLSGRVGRFSVGVLDAVTAPAWGRYRAFDATGTEVAAGDALVQPAANYAVASARGRFGKTVLGALVTDVRHATGEGALAALLPSGATLAGLDAEHRLSADWVLSGAVAASHVVGSAEAIAGLQRAYPRLYQRPDAGHLGLDVGRTALSGLTGEAALTKSGGRHWQGSLVGAFTTPGFDANGLGYQSRADHAYVGGIVAYSQNEPQGLLRSWNANLYGGSAWNFDGDRISMFGGAGAGGQFHNFWHWGVGVQGYARAVNDRLTRGGPVATWPIDGSVQASVGTDSRRAVSVSAGALVGLNELGGGSKGAEIGIEVRPRTNLALSFSPGGSIDASPRQFVTAVDDETATATFGRRYVFARLDQTTAYLTARADWTFTPDLTLQLVVRPYLSAGRFSRYADLGAPGALRLPEYGVDLGSIETHADGSVTIAPGGGAEPIALGAPDFAVRSLQGNAVLRWEYRPGSTVFVVWQQQRDGFDPDGAFGGRDVGRLFTDPVRNVVLVKLSYWLG, from the coding sequence ATGACTCCCATCCGCCTCCTCGCCGCGCTCCTCGTCGCGGGCTTCGCCGCCGGCCCCTCTGCGCAGGCCAGTCTCGACGCCTCGACCGTCACGCTCCCGGCCACCGACGGCGCTCGCGTCCTCCGCGCGCTCGCGCTCGACGCCAGCCCGGTCGACCTCGACGGGCGGCTCACCGAGGCGGCGTGGGCCGCGGCCGAGGTGGCCTCGGGCTTCGTCCAGCGCGCGCCGAACCCCGGCGCCCCGGCGACGGAGCCGACCGAGGCCCGCGTCCTCTACGACGGCGCGTTCGTCTACGTCGGCATGCGGATGCACGACTCGCAGCCGGCCGCCATCGCCGCCCGCCTCGGCCGGCGCGACACCGACGTCCCGAGCGACTGGGCCATGGTCCAGCTCGGGTCGTACGGCGACGGCCGGACCGCCTTCGCGTTCGCCGTCAACCCGGCCGGCGTCCGCGTCGACCTCCTCCTCTACGACGACGTCCAGGAAGACTTCTCGTGGGACGCGGTCTGGGACGCCGCCACGAGCCGCGACGAGAGCGGGTGGACGGCCGAGTTCCGAATCCCGCTCTCCCAGCTCCGCTACGCGCCCGCCGAGGGCGAGCAGGCGTGGGGCCTCCAGTTCCGCCGCGACCTCCTCCGCAACGGCGAGGCAAGCTTCTGGTCCCCGTCGCTGCCCGAGGACGACGGGCAGGTCAGCCGGTTCGGCACGCTCGAGGGGCTCCGCGGGCTCCGATCCCCGCGCGCGCTCGAACTCCAACCGTACGTCGCCAGCGCGCTCACGCGGGCGCCCGGCGACCCGGCCGACCCGTTCTACCGCGCCAACGACCTCGCGCCGCGCGTCGGGCTCGACGCGCGCTACGGCGTTACCGGCGACCTCACGCTGGCGGCGACCGTCAACCCGGACTTCGGGCAGGTCGAGGCCGACCCGGCCGAGGTCAACCTCGGCGCGTTCGAGCTCTTCCTCCAGGAGCGCCGGCCGTTCTTCGTCGAGGGCGCCGACGCGTTCGCCTTCGGCCGGACGCGGGCCATGTTCCGCATGAGCCGGCCGACGTACCTCTACACGCGCCGGATCGGCGGGGCGCCGTCGCGTACCCGGTTCGTCCCGGCCGAGGCCCACGACCTCGCGGGTGACGGGGCCGTCTACACCGACGCCCCGCTCCAGACGACGGTCCTCGGCGCGGCCAAGCTGTCGGGCCGCGTCGGGCGGTTCTCGGTCGGGGTGCTCGACGCGGTCACGGCGCCGGCGTGGGGCCGCTACCGGGCGTTCGACGCGACGGGCACCGAGGTGGCCGCGGGCGACGCGCTCGTCCAGCCGGCCGCCAACTACGCCGTCGCCAGCGCCCGCGGACGGTTCGGGAAGACGGTCCTCGGCGCGCTCGTCACCGACGTTCGCCACGCCACGGGCGAGGGGGCACTCGCCGCGCTCCTCCCGTCCGGCGCGACGCTGGCGGGCCTCGACGCCGAGCACCGCCTGAGCGCCGACTGGGTCCTCAGCGGCGCGGTCGCGGCGAGTCATGTCGTGGGCAGCGCCGAGGCCATCGCCGGGCTCCAGCGGGCCTACCCGCGCCTCTACCAGCGCCCCGACGCGGGCCACCTCGGCCTCGACGTGGGGCGGACGGCGCTCTCGGGCCTGACGGGTGAGGCCGCCCTCACGAAGTCGGGCGGTCGGCACTGGCAGGGCTCGCTCGTCGGCGCGTTCACGACCCCGGGGTTCGACGCGAACGGCCTCGGCTACCAGAGCCGCGCCGACCACGCCTACGTCGGCGGCATCGTGGCCTACAGCCAGAACGAGCCGCAAGGCCTCCTCCGGAGCTGGAACGCGAACCTCTACGGCGGCTCGGCCTGGAACTTCGACGGCGACCGGATCTCGATGTTCGGCGGCGCCGGCGCCGGGGGGCAGTTCCACAACTTCTGGCATTGGGGCGTGGGCGTGCAGGGGTACGCCCGGGCCGTCAACGACCGGCTCACGCGCGGCGGCCCGGTCGCCACGTGGCCGATCGACGGGTCCGTCCAGGCCTCGGTCGGGACCGACTCGCGGCGGGCCGTCTCCGTGAGCGCCGGCGCGCTCGTGGGCCTGAACGAACTGGGCGGCGGGTCGAAAGGGGCCGAGATCGGGATCGAGGTCCGGCCGCGGACCAACCTCGCGCTCTCGTTCTCGCCCGGCGGCTCGATCGACGCGTCGCCCCGCCAGTTCGTCACGGCGGTCGACGACGAGACGGCGACGGCCACGTTCGGCCGGCGCTACGTGTTCGCCCGCCTCGACCAGACGACGGCCTACCTCACGGCTCGGGCCGACTGGACGTTCACGCCGGACCTCACACTCCAGCTCGTCGTCCGGCCCTACCTCTCGGCCGGCCGGTTCTCGCGCTACGCCGACCTCGGCGCGCCCGGCGCGCTCCGGCTCCCCGAGTACGGCGTCGACCTCGGCTCGATCGAGACGCACGCCGACGGGTCGGTGACGATCGCTCCGGGCGGGGGGGCGGAGCCAATCGCTCTCGGCGCGCCCGACTTCGCGGTCCGTTCGCTGCAGGGGAATGCCGTGCTCCGGTGGGAGTACCGGCCGGGCTCGACGGTCTTCGTCGTCTGGCAGCAGCAGCGCGACGGGTTCGACCCCGACGGCGCCTTCGGCGGGCGCGACGTCGGCCGGCTGTTCACCGACCCGGTTCGCAACGTCGTCCTCGTCAAGCTGAGCTACTGGCTCGGCTAA